Proteins from a single region of Drosophila biarmipes strain raj3 chromosome 3R, RU_DBia_V1.1, whole genome shotgun sequence:
- the LOC108023853 gene encoding uncharacterized protein LOC108023853 isoform X1 gives MLKLNLVVILGFCWFFNTFPVEKSLAFAFPGNKRNRTLVETTDELDKKLAVDSDGVFGLFGKPMPMVATKLPEEVDTAKAVFTGPQPKWNRMTTSLVDSHIQEGDLYNLAKKLAVKSKPKSGLGHRLLGNHRSILTPRVRDGVGTTQKDFPRPPANRRFPNFWKNAREKEGTGSGESEDKIVEDAPDQRARKQPGFRGKGVHKKTGDGQFEGYEVKEMTLQVPNMQTDRLGNWVYNQWGATYGHQFMDTRFAKGKDEKHQAVRYRVDQEPLHKYDPNPDVLSTVCLGRSTIYNYPKVFWWLNRMIHNVSFDHRTIWMELRRELYVYGRSEECHTTNFTDFRDFQECTLRRNQRMEYMIPQYPLQQVGYRKYYHKKQAAGGAAEDEDDFEDDF, from the exons ATGTTGAAGCTAAATTTGGTGGTAATTTTGGGGTTTTGTTGGTTCTTCAAT ACGTTTCCCGTGGAGAAAAGTCTGGCGTTTGCTTTTCCGGGGAATAAACGAAACAGGACTTTGGTAGAAACAACCGATGAGTTGGACAAAAAATTGGCAGTGGATTCAGATGGCGTGTTTGGACTCTTTGGAAAACCCATGCCAATGGTGGCAACGAAGCTTCCCGAAGAAGTAGACACAGCCAAGGCAGTTTTTACTGGGCCTCAGCCTAAATGGAACAGAATGACGACGTCTTTGGTAGACTCGCACATTCAGGAAGGCGACCTCTATAACTTGGCTAAAAAATTGGCAGTGAAATCGAAGCCAAAGTCGGGCTTGGGCCATCGACTCCTTGGAAACCACCGGTCCATTTTGACACCGAGGGTTAGAGACGGCGTGGGGACAACCCAAAAGGATTTTCCCCGCCCACCTGCCAATAGGAGGTTTCCTaacttttggaaaaatgctCGAGAAAAGGAAGGGACCGGAAGCGGGGAGAGCGAAGATAAAATAG TAGAAGACGCACCGGATCAACGTGCAAGAAAACAACCTGGTTTCCGGGGAAAGGGCGTCCACAAGAAGACAGGCGACGGCCAATTCGAGGGCTACGAAGTCAAGGAAATGACTCTCCAAGTGCCCAACATGCAGACCGATCGGCTCGGAAACTGGGTCTACAACCAGTGGGGCGCGACGTACGGCCACCAGTTCATGGACACGCGGTTCGCCAAGGGCAAGGACGAGAAGCACCAGGCGGTTCGCTACCGCGTCGACCAGGAGCCCCTCCACAAGTACGACCCCAACCCCGACGTGCTGAGCACCGTGTGCCTGGGCAGGTCCACCATCTACAACTACCCGAAGGTCTTCTGGTGGCTCAACCGGATGATCCACAACGTCTCCTTCGATCACCGCACCATCTGGATGGAGCTGCGGCGCGAACTCTACGTCTACGGCAGGTCGGAGGAGTGCCACACGACCAACTTCACGGACTTCCGCGACTTCCAGGAGTGCACCCTGCGGCGGAACCAGCGCATGGAGTACATGATCCCGCAGTATCCGCTCCAGCAGGTCGGCTACAGGAAGTACTACCACAAGAAGCAGGCGGCGGGCGGAGCGGCGGAAGACGAGGATGACTTCGAGGACGACTTTTAA
- the LOC108023858 gene encoding uncharacterized protein LOC108023858, producing the protein MFQKWLSIFFCVCCSIGILSLDASPIPVESSSRKASNSDAGLEAMDHLESSANPLTREARESKEVTPPSEVLAPAPDEDYIKARKKRSLGGLAPGLRLFPVNDGYGNPAKMRLRTKSSKRPKDKTTKKAKNSTKMVRFRAEGDKKETTGAPARPMELTISIHKKDKFGQWVYNPWGATFGKVWQDTRFHVNHQSRMPRLHIDSDPGMDYYPDDEGISTVCLGRSTIYNKPRIMNYLTGKMYREPHSHRPIWLALRRQLFKLARSEECRTSNLTEWLPYQECALRRNQRMEYMIPQYPRHQM; encoded by the exons atgtttcagAAATGGTTGtccattttcttttgtgtttgttgttcCATTGGG ATCCTAAGCCTGGATGCGTCCCCCATTCCAGTGGAGTCTTCATCCCGAAAAGCCTCTAACAGCGATGCTGGTCTCGAAGCTATG GATCACCTTGAAAGCTCTGCCAACCCATTGACCCGGGAAGCAAGGGAATCGAAAGAAGTAACGCCGCCTTCTGAGGTGCTAGCCCCGGCTCCAGATGAGGATTACATTAAAGCCCGCAAGAAGAGATCTCTGGGCGGGTTGGCTCCGGGACTTCGCCTATTTCCGGTGAACGATGGCTATGGCAACCCGGCCAAGATGCGATTAAGGACCAAGAGCTCGAAGAGGCCCAAGGACAAGACGACCAAGAAGGCCAAAAACTCCACGAAAATGGTTAGGTTTCGGGCCGAAGGGGACAAAAAGGAAACGACGGGTGCGCCGGCACGTCCCATGGAGCTGACCATCTCCATTCACAAGAAGGACAAGTTTGGCCAGTGGGTCTACAACCCTTGGGGCGCCACTTTTGGCAAGGTGTGGCAGGACACCCGTTTCCACGTGAACCACCAGAGCCGCATGCCCCGCCTGCACATCGACTCGGACCCCGGCATGGACTACTATCCGGATGACGAGGGCATAAGCACCGTGTGCCTGGGCCGCTCGACCATCTACAACAAGCCGAGAATCATGAACTACCTGACGGGCAAGATGTACCGAGAGCCCCACTCCCATCGACCCATTTGGTTGGCCCTCCGCCGGCAGCTCTTCAAGCTGGCCAGGTCGGAGGAGTGTCGGACGAGCAACCTCACCGAGTGGCTGCCTTACCAGGAGTGTGCCCTCAGGCGCAACCAGCGGATGGAGTACATGATCCCCCAATATCCCAGGCACCAGATGTAG
- the LOC108023853 gene encoding uncharacterized protein LOC108023853 isoform X2, with amino-acid sequence MLKLNLVVILGFCWFFNTFPVEKSLAFAFPGNKRNRTLVETTDELDKKLAVDSDGVFGLFGKPMPMVATKLPEEVDTAKAVFTGPQPKWNRMTTSLVDSHIQEGDLYNLAKKLAVKSKPKSGLGHRLLGNHRSILTPRVRDGVGTTQKDFPRPPANRRFPNFWKNAREKEGTGSGESEDKIEDAPDQRARKQPGFRGKGVHKKTGDGQFEGYEVKEMTLQVPNMQTDRLGNWVYNQWGATYGHQFMDTRFAKGKDEKHQAVRYRVDQEPLHKYDPNPDVLSTVCLGRSTIYNYPKVFWWLNRMIHNVSFDHRTIWMELRRELYVYGRSEECHTTNFTDFRDFQECTLRRNQRMEYMIPQYPLQQVGYRKYYHKKQAAGGAAEDEDDFEDDF; translated from the exons ATGTTGAAGCTAAATTTGGTGGTAATTTTGGGGTTTTGTTGGTTCTTCAAT ACGTTTCCCGTGGAGAAAAGTCTGGCGTTTGCTTTTCCGGGGAATAAACGAAACAGGACTTTGGTAGAAACAACCGATGAGTTGGACAAAAAATTGGCAGTGGATTCAGATGGCGTGTTTGGACTCTTTGGAAAACCCATGCCAATGGTGGCAACGAAGCTTCCCGAAGAAGTAGACACAGCCAAGGCAGTTTTTACTGGGCCTCAGCCTAAATGGAACAGAATGACGACGTCTTTGGTAGACTCGCACATTCAGGAAGGCGACCTCTATAACTTGGCTAAAAAATTGGCAGTGAAATCGAAGCCAAAGTCGGGCTTGGGCCATCGACTCCTTGGAAACCACCGGTCCATTTTGACACCGAGGGTTAGAGACGGCGTGGGGACAACCCAAAAGGATTTTCCCCGCCCACCTGCCAATAGGAGGTTTCCTaacttttggaaaaatgctCGAGAAAAGGAAGGGACCGGAAGCGGGGAGAGCGAAGATAAAATAG AAGACGCACCGGATCAACGTGCAAGAAAACAACCTGGTTTCCGGGGAAAGGGCGTCCACAAGAAGACAGGCGACGGCCAATTCGAGGGCTACGAAGTCAAGGAAATGACTCTCCAAGTGCCCAACATGCAGACCGATCGGCTCGGAAACTGGGTCTACAACCAGTGGGGCGCGACGTACGGCCACCAGTTCATGGACACGCGGTTCGCCAAGGGCAAGGACGAGAAGCACCAGGCGGTTCGCTACCGCGTCGACCAGGAGCCCCTCCACAAGTACGACCCCAACCCCGACGTGCTGAGCACCGTGTGCCTGGGCAGGTCCACCATCTACAACTACCCGAAGGTCTTCTGGTGGCTCAACCGGATGATCCACAACGTCTCCTTCGATCACCGCACCATCTGGATGGAGCTGCGGCGCGAACTCTACGTCTACGGCAGGTCGGAGGAGTGCCACACGACCAACTTCACGGACTTCCGCGACTTCCAGGAGTGCACCCTGCGGCGGAACCAGCGCATGGAGTACATGATCCCGCAGTATCCGCTCCAGCAGGTCGGCTACAGGAAGTACTACCACAAGAAGCAGGCGGCGGGCGGAGCGGCGGAAGACGAGGATGACTTCGAGGACGACTTTTAA
- the LOC108023854 gene encoding uncharacterized protein LOC108023854, which translates to MELNGGCVVLGCLLIVLGAVAAQAIPPPAQYRISLDDQADLMVNRYGEPREQLSDVRQPKKDEDEGYDDNRTEQPVLEGFDEGGGGDCDGLPYGPTTPGGQGQVTASLASCLPLCLVLTQLLP; encoded by the exons ATGGAATTAAATGGGGGATGTGTGGTCTTAGGCTGCCTGCTCATT GTTCTGGGCGCAGTGGCTGCTCAAGCGATTCCTCCGCCCGCTCAGTACCGAATATCCTTGGACGACCAGGCAGATTTGATGGTGAACAGGTATGGCGAACCGCGTGAGCAGCTGAGCGACGTCAGGCAGCCCAAAAAAGACGAGGATGAAGGATACGATGACAACAGAACGGAGCAACCGGTTTTGGAGGGGTTTGACGAGGGCGGCGGAGGGGACTGCGATGGACTGCCCTATGGACCGACGACTCCGGGAGGACAAGGCCAAGTCACTGCCAGCTTGGCTTCCTGCCTCCCACTGTGCCTGGTCCTGACCCAGCTCCTACCGTGA